Proteins from a genomic interval of Liolophura sinensis isolate JHLJ2023 chromosome 3, CUHK_Ljap_v2, whole genome shotgun sequence:
- the LOC135463410 gene encoding uncharacterized protein LOC135463410, with amino-acid sequence MSTLDHHVVLTCLQWITMLSLHVNTGSPYSYMSLLDHHVVVTCRYCTTLDHHVVVTCRYCITLLSLHADNGSPCCPYMLTMDHHVVLTCRYYSLNQRIRGKTLRLEESSVLGVKHYGWRVKHCGWRKPENLG; translated from the exons atgtctacactggatcaccatgttgtccttacatgtttacagtggatcaccatgttgtccttacatgtcaACACTGGATCACCATATT CTTACATGTCGTtactggatcaccatgttgttgttacatgtcgTTACTGCA cgaCACTGGATCACCACGTTGTTGTTACATGTCGTTACTGCATCACCCtgttgtccttacatgctgacaacggatcaccat gttgtccttatatgctgacaatggatcaccatgttgtccttacatgtcgtTACT ATTCATTAAATCAAAGAATTCGAGGTAAAACATTACGGCTTGAGGAAAGCAGTGTACTTGGGGTAAAACATTACGGCTGGAGGGTAAAACATTgcggatggaggaaaccagaaaactTGGGGTAA